Proteins encoded by one window of Kribbella flavida DSM 17836:
- a CDS encoding CobW family GTP-binding protein: MLPVTLVTGVGDTTRGAAAADLLVPGTVLVEYDVSELAGGSVVRTARTTAGLIDREVIRMGHPCVSCAMRGSLVELLRGIAAVEQYQAAVVNVPGAGDSQALAEEVARDAAEELQVSVVLAVVDPGSFVVDVTGEDLLRDRGIPTAAEDGRALAEAVVRQLEYADAILVASGQSVSASQSDTAGALARAINPQARMVARASELAGVRLHDPDAAEARVEPGAVSAPLMEETGPVRTLVWSSDRPFHPERLYDALEDLVENTARGKGTVWLATQPHARLGWDSFGTNITIGVLGRWLADLPAERWSEVSSSHQARSLFEWHPEHGDRGSYLSITGIGLDVWELRRRLDGCALRADEEASRLTDPFAPYLEGSTAA; encoded by the coding sequence ATGCTGCCGGTCACCTTGGTCACAGGGGTCGGGGACACCACCCGCGGGGCGGCCGCCGCCGACCTGCTCGTCCCGGGCACCGTGCTGGTCGAGTACGACGTCAGCGAGCTCGCCGGCGGCTCGGTGGTCCGGACCGCGCGGACCACGGCGGGCCTGATCGACCGTGAGGTGATCCGGATGGGCCACCCGTGCGTCTCCTGCGCGATGCGGGGCTCCCTGGTCGAGCTGCTGCGCGGCATCGCGGCCGTCGAGCAGTACCAGGCCGCGGTGGTGAACGTGCCCGGCGCGGGCGACTCGCAGGCCCTGGCGGAGGAGGTCGCCCGGGACGCGGCGGAGGAACTGCAGGTCAGCGTGGTCCTCGCGGTGGTCGATCCCGGCAGCTTCGTCGTCGACGTCACCGGCGAGGACCTGCTGCGCGACCGCGGCATCCCGACCGCCGCCGAGGACGGCCGCGCCCTCGCCGAGGCGGTCGTGCGCCAGCTGGAGTACGCCGACGCGATCCTCGTCGCCTCGGGACAGTCCGTCTCGGCAAGCCAGTCGGACACAGCGGGGGCGCTGGCCCGGGCGATCAACCCGCAGGCGCGGATGGTGGCCCGGGCGTCCGAGCTGGCCGGCGTACGGCTGCATGATCCGGACGCGGCCGAGGCCAGGGTCGAGCCCGGCGCGGTGAGCGCGCCGTTGATGGAAGAAACCGGGCCGGTGCGGACGTTGGTGTGGTCGTCGGACCGGCCGTTCCACCCGGAGCGGTTGTACGACGCCCTGGAGGACCTGGTCGAGAACACCGCCCGCGGCAAGGGCACCGTCTGGCTCGCGACCCAGCCGCACGCGCGGCTCGGCTGGGACAGCTTCGGCACCAACATCACGATCGGCGTGCTCGGCCGCTGGCTCGCCGACCTGCCGGCCGAGCGCTGGTCCGAGGTCAGCAGCAGCCACCAGGCCCGGTCGTTGTTCGAGTGGCATCCCGAGCACGGCGACCGGGGCAGCTACCTGTCGATCACCGGGATCGGCCTGGACGTCTGGGAATTACGGCGCCGTCTGGATGGTTGTGCTCTTCGTGCGGACGAAGAGGCCAGCCGCCTGACCGACCCGTTCGCCCCTTATCTGGAAGGAAGTACCGCAGCATGA
- a CDS encoding type B 50S ribosomal protein L31, whose translation MKKDIHPEYRRVVFRDKSGNFSFLTGSTRESSETVVWQDGNTYPVVDVEISSASHPFYTGQQRVMDTQGRVEKFKQRYGKK comes from the coding sequence ATGAAGAAGGACATCCACCCGGAGTACCGTCGGGTCGTCTTCCGCGACAAGTCGGGCAACTTCAGCTTCCTGACCGGGTCCACCCGGGAGAGCAGCGAGACGGTCGTCTGGCAGGACGGCAACACCTACCCGGTCGTCGACGTGGAGATCTCCTCGGCCAGCCACCCGTTCTACACGGGCCAGCAGCGCGTCATGGACACGCAGGGCCGGGTCGAGAAGTTCAAGCAGCGCTACGGCAAGAAGTAA
- a CDS encoding aromatic amino acid ammonia-lyase, producing MEPIELSGSGLTPLTVVALGQRRTPVRLGDVARKRMADSAAAVTEIAKHRPVYGRTTGVGANRDMLTGDPEHGARLLASHSTTGTTPYPPDVIRLGLLIRVNQLAAGGSGLAPEVADAIVALLNDDQLPGLHRGGAIGTGDLGPLAELGLALGDVVDGTSALPLLSSNAITLAECCLAFVEAATLINVVPLVGALSHVALHGNAEVYDVRVHEARPQPGQVRVARRMRGLLADLPLPPARVQDPFGLRAFAQVLGPAIDHVDALGNALKIDINASAENPLVAGDTVLHNGNWHAMPIALALDSLRLSLHSVATLSTSRVANLVDPDFTGLSRFLASGAEASSGVMMIEYVAHDALASVRSTAQPATLGTATLSRGAEHHASFAPQAAVLTTQLLDALREVLACELVTAVRAIRLAGITPGDLAPAAVGPWLADALVALPPVLTDRSLRDDLEIARGLMTQWGDRQVEHPAESG from the coding sequence GTGGAGCCGATCGAGTTGTCCGGGAGCGGGCTGACCCCGTTGACCGTGGTGGCCCTGGGCCAGCGCCGTACGCCGGTCCGGCTGGGCGACGTCGCCCGGAAACGGATGGCGGACTCGGCCGCGGCGGTCACCGAGATCGCCAAGCACCGGCCGGTCTACGGCCGGACCACCGGTGTCGGTGCCAACCGCGACATGCTCACCGGCGATCCCGAGCACGGCGCCCGGCTGCTCGCGTCGCACTCGACCACCGGCACCACGCCGTACCCGCCGGACGTGATCCGGCTCGGCCTGCTCATCCGGGTCAACCAGCTCGCGGCCGGCGGCTCGGGTCTGGCGCCGGAGGTCGCGGACGCAATCGTTGCCCTGCTCAACGACGACCAGCTGCCCGGACTGCACCGCGGCGGCGCGATCGGCACCGGCGACCTCGGCCCGCTCGCGGAGCTGGGTCTGGCCCTCGGCGACGTCGTCGACGGGACGAGCGCGCTACCGCTGCTGTCCAGCAACGCGATCACGCTCGCCGAGTGCTGCCTGGCCTTCGTCGAGGCGGCCACTCTGATCAACGTCGTTCCCCTGGTCGGCGCGCTGTCCCACGTCGCCCTGCACGGCAACGCCGAGGTGTACGACGTCCGGGTGCACGAGGCCCGGCCGCAACCCGGTCAGGTCCGGGTCGCGCGCCGGATGCGCGGGCTGCTGGCGGACCTGCCGCTGCCGCCCGCCCGCGTGCAGGACCCGTTCGGCCTGCGAGCGTTCGCCCAGGTGCTCGGTCCGGCGATCGACCACGTGGACGCGCTCGGCAACGCGCTGAAGATCGACATCAACGCCTCGGCCGAGAACCCGCTGGTCGCCGGCGACACGGTGCTGCACAACGGCAACTGGCACGCGATGCCGATCGCGCTCGCGCTCGACTCGCTCCGGCTCAGCCTGCACAGCGTCGCGACCCTGTCGACCTCCCGGGTGGCGAACCTGGTCGATCCCGACTTCACCGGCCTGAGCCGGTTCCTGGCGAGCGGCGCCGAGGCCAGCTCCGGCGTGATGATGATCGAGTACGTCGCGCACGACGCGCTCGCCTCGGTCCGCTCCACCGCGCAGCCGGCGACCCTGGGCACTGCCACCCTGTCCCGCGGCGCCGAGCACCACGCCAGCTTCGCCCCGCAGGCCGCGGTCCTCACCACGCAGTTGCTCGACGCCCTCCGCGAGGTCCTCGCCTGCGAGCTCGTCACCGCCGTGCGGGCCATCCGGCTGGCCGGCATCACGCCCGGTGACCTGGCCCCGGCTGCCGTCGGCCCATGGCTCGCCGACGCGCTGGTCGCGCTGCCCCCGGTGCTCACCGACCGTTCGCTGCGCGACGACCTCGAAATTGCCCGCGGCCTGATGACCCAGTGGGGCGACCGCCAGGTCGAGCACCCGGCCGAGTCCGGCTGA
- a CDS encoding SGNH/GDSL hydrolase family protein, protein MRPFRKLAVTAAAVLALPLAPAAAPAVANPGDPAALGRADWVGSWAVAVTPPGTSGLSATGVTDTTLRQVAHLSVGGSELRLRLSNVYGTKPLVVGKVTVTPRTDDLAGTPTVDPAELVPVAFDGRVSVTIPVGTEWVSDPVRLTVPDDTDLVISTYLPGPTGPLTQHPAGYATSFSATGDQTSGAGSQYTRLPGAARYVIEGVDVLSRVRGSVVLFGDSITDGVVSPVDQNLRYPDQLADRLLAQPSWRELGVLNAGISGNRLLANAGTAGDSALARFDRDVLGQTGVRTVVLLEGINDIGNSRGATDPADLIAVHRQFIQRAHEAGLKVIGATLTPYEGAGYYSVEGEADRQALNHWIRTSGEYDGVVDFDRAVRDPQHPGRMLPAYDVGDHLHPNSAGFKAMAAAFDLAELSR, encoded by the coding sequence ATGCGCCCGTTCCGCAAACTCGCCGTCACCGCGGCCGCTGTGCTCGCGCTCCCGCTCGCTCCTGCCGCCGCCCCGGCCGTCGCCAACCCAGGAGATCCGGCCGCGCTCGGCCGCGCCGACTGGGTCGGCAGCTGGGCCGTCGCCGTCACCCCGCCCGGTACGTCGGGTCTGTCCGCCACCGGGGTCACCGACACCACCCTGCGCCAGGTCGCGCACCTGTCCGTCGGTGGCTCCGAGCTCCGGCTGCGCCTCTCGAACGTCTACGGCACCAAGCCCTTGGTCGTCGGCAAGGTCACGGTGACGCCGCGGACCGACGACCTGGCCGGCACGCCGACGGTCGATCCCGCCGAGCTGGTCCCGGTCGCCTTCGACGGGCGCGTGTCGGTGACGATTCCGGTCGGTACCGAGTGGGTGTCCGACCCGGTCCGGCTGACCGTGCCCGACGACACGGACCTGGTGATCAGCACGTACCTCCCGGGCCCGACGGGTCCGTTGACGCAGCACCCGGCCGGCTATGCGACCAGCTTCTCCGCGACCGGCGACCAGACGAGCGGCGCCGGATCGCAGTACACGAGGCTGCCCGGGGCCGCCCGCTACGTGATCGAAGGCGTCGACGTGCTGAGCCGGGTCCGCGGCTCGGTGGTGCTGTTCGGCGACTCGATCACCGACGGCGTGGTGTCGCCCGTCGACCAGAACCTGCGCTACCCAGACCAGCTCGCCGACCGGCTGCTGGCTCAGCCCTCCTGGCGGGAGCTGGGCGTGCTCAACGCGGGCATCAGCGGCAACCGGCTGCTCGCCAACGCCGGTACCGCGGGTGACTCGGCGCTGGCCCGCTTCGACCGCGACGTGCTCGGGCAGACCGGGGTTCGCACGGTCGTCCTGCTGGAGGGCATCAACGACATCGGCAACAGCCGTGGGGCAACCGATCCGGCCGACCTGATCGCGGTGCACCGGCAGTTCATCCAGCGTGCCCACGAGGCGGGACTGAAGGTCATCGGCGCCACGCTCACGCCGTACGAGGGTGCGGGGTACTACTCGGTCGAGGGAGAGGCCGACCGGCAGGCACTGAACCACTGGATCCGGACGTCGGGCGAGTACGACGGTGTCGTCGATTTCGACCGGGCGGTGCGCGACCCGCAGCACCCGGGCCGGATGCTGCCGGCGTACGACGTCGGCGACCATCTGCACCCGAACTCCGCGGGCTTCAAGGCGATGGCCGCGGCCTTCGACCTGGCCGAGCTGAGCCGCTGA
- a CDS encoding SGNH/GDSL hydrolase family protein, with protein sequence MWLVRLRIRVLGESWLQSLIAAIAVVASSLPGSTAPEAPARIAPSDGWVSSWGVAVTQAGSAGVSATGVRNTTIRQVAHLSLGGSAVRLRLSNRFGHRPLVVGASSVAPRKDGAGTPNLELLRIVPVTYAGRASVTIPVGAEVVSDPVDLPIGDDSDVVISTYFPGPTGPLTQHPAGYATAFAAPGNQTGAGGAPYRRIPGMARFVVGGVDVRTRAEGTLVVFGDSITDGASSPVDRNLRYPDQLADRLTEHRYAVVNAGISGNRLLANGGVTGEAALTRFERDVVRRTGVRAVLVLEGINDIRAGRGAISGAQLINAHRQLIARAHAAGLKAYGATLTPYWAAQYYTVGGEVARQALNQWIRTSGEYDGVVDFEQAVRDPLQPLRIRPGYDSGDHLHPNAKGFGAMARSADLDLLTS encoded by the coding sequence ATGTGGCTGGTGAGGTTGCGGATCCGGGTGCTCGGCGAGAGCTGGTTGCAGTCGCTGATCGCGGCCATTGCCGTTGTCGCCTCGTCGCTGCCGGGCAGTACGGCGCCCGAAGCGCCCGCGCGCATCGCGCCCTCTGACGGATGGGTCAGCAGCTGGGGTGTCGCGGTGACCCAGGCAGGGTCCGCCGGAGTCTCCGCGACCGGGGTGCGCAACACGACGATCCGGCAGGTCGCGCACCTGTCGCTCGGCGGCAGCGCGGTGCGCCTCCGGCTGTCGAACAGGTTCGGCCACCGGCCGTTGGTGGTCGGGGCCAGTTCGGTCGCGCCGCGCAAGGATGGTGCCGGTACGCCGAACCTCGAACTGCTCCGGATCGTGCCGGTGACGTACGCCGGCCGCGCGTCGGTGACGATCCCGGTCGGCGCCGAGGTGGTGTCCGATCCGGTCGACCTGCCGATCGGCGACGACAGCGACGTGGTGATCAGCACGTACTTCCCGGGCCCGACGGGTCCGTTGACGCAGCACCCGGCCGGTTACGCGACCGCCTTCGCCGCGCCCGGCAACCAGACCGGCGCGGGCGGGGCGCCGTACCGCAGGATTCCCGGGATGGCGCGATTCGTGGTCGGCGGTGTCGACGTGCGGACGCGGGCCGAGGGCACGCTGGTCGTGTTCGGCGACTCGATCACCGACGGCGCGTCCTCGCCGGTCGACCGGAACCTGCGCTATCCCGATCAGCTCGCCGACCGGCTCACCGAGCACCGGTACGCCGTGGTCAACGCGGGCATCAGCGGCAACCGGCTGCTCGCCAACGGCGGCGTCACCGGCGAGGCCGCGCTCACCCGGTTCGAGCGGGACGTGGTGCGGCGGACCGGGGTGCGGGCGGTGCTGGTGCTCGAAGGCATCAACGACATCCGGGCCGGCCGCGGGGCGATCTCCGGCGCACAGCTGATCAACGCGCACCGCCAACTGATCGCCCGGGCGCACGCCGCCGGGTTGAAGGCGTACGGCGCGACGCTCACGCCGTACTGGGCGGCGCAGTACTACACCGTCGGTGGGGAGGTTGCCCGGCAGGCGCTGAACCAGTGGATCCGGACCTCCGGGGAGTACGACGGCGTCGTCGACTTCGAGCAGGCGGTGCGGGATCCCCTGCAGCCGTTGCGGATCCGGCCCGGTTACGACAGCGGCGACCACCTGCACCCGAACGCCAAGGGCTTCGGCGCGATGGCCCGCTCGGCCGATCTGGACCTGCTGACCAGCTGA
- a CDS encoding response regulator: MTRVLVVDDEPQIVRALQINLKARRYEVHVAGTGTAALQVAAQHPPDLVILDLGLPDLDGIEVIRGLRGWTEAPILVLSGRTDSTDKVEALDAGADDYVTKPFGIDELLARMRAALRRSSGGTEQPVVTVGEAKVDLAAKRVTLGNGEDVRLTPTEWHLLEVLVRHPGKLMSQRQLLLEVWGPGYETAGGNLRFYMAQLRRKLEPDPARPQHLRTEPGMGYRFEP, encoded by the coding sequence GTGACCCGGGTGCTGGTGGTGGACGACGAGCCGCAGATCGTCCGGGCTCTGCAGATCAACCTGAAGGCGCGACGGTACGAGGTGCACGTCGCCGGGACGGGCACGGCGGCGCTCCAGGTGGCTGCCCAGCATCCGCCCGACCTGGTGATTCTCGACCTCGGGCTGCCGGACCTCGACGGGATCGAGGTGATCCGCGGCCTGCGCGGCTGGACCGAGGCGCCGATCCTGGTGCTGTCCGGGCGGACCGACAGCACCGACAAGGTGGAGGCGCTGGACGCCGGCGCCGACGACTACGTCACCAAGCCCTTCGGGATCGACGAGCTGCTCGCCCGGATGCGCGCCGCGCTCCGGCGCAGTTCCGGCGGCACCGAGCAGCCCGTGGTCACCGTCGGCGAGGCGAAGGTCGACCTGGCCGCCAAGCGGGTGACGCTGGGCAACGGCGAGGACGTCCGGCTGACGCCGACGGAGTGGCACCTGCTCGAGGTCCTGGTCCGGCACCCCGGCAAGCTGATGTCGCAACGCCAGCTGCTGCTCGAGGTCTGGGGCCCCGGCTACGAGACCGCCGGCGGCAATCTGCGCTTCTACATGGCCCAGCTCCGCCGCAAGCTCGAGCCCGACCCGGCCCGCCCCCAGCACCTCCGCACCGAGCCCGGCATGGGCTACCGCTTCGAACCCTGA